One Campylobacter concisus DNA segment encodes these proteins:
- the rpmF gene encoding 50S ribosomal protein L32, producing the protein MAVPKRRVSHSRAAKRRTHYKVTLPVPVKDKDGSWKMPHRINKTTGEY; encoded by the coding sequence ATGGCAGTACCAAAGCGTAGAGTGAGTCATTCTCGTGCAGCAAAACGTAGAACACATTACAAAGTTACACTTCCAGTGCCTGTAAAAGACAAAGATGGTTCTTGGAAAATGCCTCACCGCATAAACAAAACAACAGGTGAATACTAA
- the ndk gene encoding nucleoside-diphosphate kinase: protein MQRTLSIIKPDAVKKNVVGKIIDRFESNGLRIAAAKKIKLSKCDAKAFYAVHKDRPFFNDLVDFMVSGPVVVMVLEGENAVAKNRELMGATNPKEAAPGTIRADFADSIDANAVHGSDSLENAVNEINFFFASREIC from the coding sequence ATGCAAAGAACACTTTCTATTATTAAGCCTGACGCTGTTAAGAAAAATGTTGTTGGAAAGATTATAGATAGATTTGAAAGCAACGGCTTAAGAATCGCAGCTGCAAAGAAAATCAAACTTAGCAAATGCGATGCAAAAGCATTTTATGCAGTTCATAAAGATAGACCTTTCTTCAACGATCTAGTTGATTTTATGGTAAGCGGACCAGTCGTAGTTATGGTTTTAGAGGGCGAAAATGCAGTTGCTAAAAACCGCGAGCTAATGGGCGCAACCAACCCAAAAGAAGCAGCTCCTGGCACTATCAGAGCTGATTTTGCTGATAGCATTGACGCAAATGCAGTTCACGGAAGCGACAGCCTAGAAAACGCTGTAAATGAGATAAATTTCTTCTTTGCTTCAAGAGAAATTTGCTAA